The genome window TTGCATAGCCTATATAGAAACATATCAATGTTGCATTAGTTGCCATCAGTGCTTACATGTATGTATTTGCACATCTTGTATGCcaaatttgttttgtaaatgccacatttaactttttaaacTTTGTAAATCAAAAGTCTCAGTGTATTATCATGCTAAATATTACAATTTCAACGGATTTCTTACAGGGGTAAAacctttatattatttaaaaattgcaGAAGCTTTTGTCTTATTTCTTTTGTTCTCAGGCCATAAATGATAGGGTTAAAACAACTTGGAAAACATATGTACATCGTGCTCACAAATACACGACTACTAGaagaaaaattattttttgttctgtatgACATAAAAGCAGTCAAAGCAAAAATCAAACTACAAGTCAAAACAATCAAGTGAGTAATGCAGGTATTAATGGCCTTCATTTGTGCCTTACCGGATCTGAACACAGAGacaaaaatgacaacataagaGACAATGATGAGAATACAATCTGCAGTTGGTATAAGGAAAGCTGTCAAAAGTCCTACTAGGTTATTGATGGATATATCACCACATGCCAACTGAACCAATGCCATGTGCTCACAAAAACAGTGATCAATGATATTTGTTACACAATATGACAGCTTTCCAGCCAGAGAGACCATGGTGATAGTCAGGAGTCCATTCCTGATGACCAGTACAACAACAAACTTCATAAAATTGCGGATTTCCATgtatttatgataataaagagGTTCGCATATCGCAAAGTAACGGTCTATTGCCATCCACAAAAGGAAAGTAGACTGAAACGCTCCAACATAAtgaatgcaaaacatttgtatCAAACAACCAGTTAGAGATATTCCATTCCAGTTAAATAAAAAGCTGAAAAGCATGTGAGGTACAAAAAATATGGGCAAGATCAAGTGTACAACAGCCATAAGACCTATTAATACATACATAGGAGAATGTAGAGATTTTTGAGATGCGATTAAATATACGACTATGGAATTTGCAGAAATAGACAATACAAACAAGAGAAAGAAAGGGATGAATAAAAAAGGCCTCCATTCGTCTAGGCTGTAGAAACCATTCAGTTTAAAGTCTGTAAATAAATTCTGTCCAGAAAGATTCTTCATGATGATTACTCACAGTGTTCTGTTCAAACAAAAAAGCCACAAGAGAAACACTAAAGTGAATCAAATTTCCACAGTGCTTGGTTAGGTACAGTGTTAATAACCAATATGAACCAAATAACCATTGTGTTATTCCACACAGTCATGTGTTTCTGTGATttcaatgtaaatattaaaacacacttaaataaaacatataaatatgtaaaataacatatcaaataataaataataataacattttgagttgtgattaaatatttatgtgtaATTTTTACCTTAATTTTAAGGCCTCTTTGTTATAATGTGATTTAAATCGGCAGCAGCGAGATATCAGGCCTATCATACATTAACCTGTTGAATAGAAATCTTCATATCTTTCAAGAATCATAATGCTTTGTGTTCTATGTTAAGATGAAATAAAAGTTTTACACATACTCTGATCTCTAAATACAGCATGATGTATTCCCATGGGTGCTACGCCCATAGAGGAATCTCCTTATTGCTGAATCACTGAAACCACTGCGTAAGTAAAATATTCTGAGGTATTTTAATAACTAAAAGTTATCACTTATGATAAAAACACTCCAGAAAAGATGAATGAAACTCTGtctgaatggaagtcaatgataAAGATGCTTTAGTACACTAAATAAACTCTTCTTGTGTACTAAAGCTAAAAAGAATTGTAGCTCAACTGGTTTTGAATACCAGTACTGTTTGAATAGTGCTTTAGTTATAGTGACATGTGCATTTCTGCTCTGTCTTTGGTGTAAATACTGTAAGCAGATCTGTCTGATCGGCATGCTAAGGTTTGTTAACAGACATGTGGTGTTTATAGCAAGTgagaaaaatgaatgcatgtacCATTGCAGCCCTGTTTATCCATTAACTGTATTCACTAATAGAAATAGGCCTGAGGTCATGAGCATTAACTTGGTTGATCTTTTCACCAGtatgaaaaaagtttttaaactcTTAGCTCTAAATAATTATTGACTCTGTTTATTTGGTTGTCTCTATAGTGTATCTCAAAGGCCCTTAAGTTTTGTTGCTATAATAAGGGTCAAACTTACTTCTCACCTGTAAACATGTTAAGTAGCACTCAAGGGGCGCAGTTTCAAGACTTGAGTGGACCGAAAGACACAGGTGACATCACTGAGGGCccaattatttttatatgtgtTAATTAGACCTTGACCCCTTATTATCAAGTGATTTGGGATATCATCACctgtgtactgtatgtcatCAGCTTACATTGCATCAAGTGGTTACTCTTACGCTAATCTTTCAACTTTACACTTTTGCAATTTActtttaatgtttcttttgattgtaaCAGCTTTTTTTATATAAGTATCTTTGCTTGTTAAGTGGAACTTTGTTTAATATGATGCAAATTCAATCCATTACCAAGCTCCATTGATAGATAGCAGAGAAGGTGGACTTTATTCACCATCAAaccatttacagtatgtgtccCTCTTATAGCTGGAGAAACAGAAACACTGGATATGCCCTATCACCCTAAGATTTGTTGTGAAATGATGcaagaaacaacaaaaatgacacaggtagggatgtaacgattcaccgtgagccggtttaaaatcggttataatgagtgacgattcaaatcggttgaggtgtgaactgaatcgcaatacattttttgaacagcaggggccgctattttcactgcaaatctaaacgtggacatgctgatatttcttaagtgcaaaaaaatccaagaaaagctcagacagtattagtttgtttatattaaagagactttttctattattaatttgttataaaattgcagtttagttttgttatttgaaataaaacattactttattatacaaagaaacgtgaagcatttaagaaataatgcaagggaagttgttcatttctaatttgtttcaactcattttgtaaaaataaatcgtgagtaaatcgtgagtaaattgtgaataaatcgcatcgtgagatcagaatcgtgactcgcatcgcatcgtgagctgagtgaatcgttacatccctagacaCAGGTCACAAGTGGGAAACTAAAGAGAGGTCAGGAATAACCAATAGGAAGAAATATCCAAATGCATAGAAATGTTCTAGAATATGTGTCAGAGCCGGAGTTCACAAACCTTTTTAATCCAAGACCCACCTAGATATCTCAAGAAAGACCCACCATTTTTTCAATAAGAATATgggaaaaacacacatttatttcctTTTAAGGAAATGAATTAAGTATAGTGCTGCATGAATATGGGCCTCTTTGTTGATGTTATTcgccttgatattgtaattaaTGATGTTTTTTACACTTTACATTGCAGTATGTTTTCAAATGGTGAAGTACACAGTGCTCAGGCATCCTTGATTCTAATCGGCATGTCACAGCATTCCGAGGTCAGTTATTCCCTGATAAAGGCTGTGAAACAAATCCCTTCCCCTTCGCAtcaggtcctgatcacactaTTTGTGACATAAAGTAATCAAAATCCAAGATCCTGAGCAATAAAAACGCTGGTATGAAATACATGCTTCATCTGCGCTGTAATCGCACTGGTTGCACACACAGTGTTCAAGCGCAATAAACATGtgaaccaatgaacaagtgtcattgTAGGCATTGGAATAGTTATAGTAAAATAGTGATAATTTTTAGGTGTAATCCACCACAACACCAAGTGGCTTTGTGCAACCTATTTTACTCCCCTCTGCAACCCACATGTACTGTAGGACTGGAACCACTGTGTTAGGCCGGATTTAGACTGCAGCCGTCTGGGGCCGGCGGGCCGCAATACttatgtatacatttacatttacatttcatttacatttagtcatttagcagacgcttttatccaaagcgacttacaaagagttcagggagcaataaagcgatatgtcatacaggagcaataatacaatagatgCTAAtgccaagttactagtttccacaaaagccagaataatacctgttgagagaaagagagacgtttttttcccccatttgcctgtcaagtattcacagaagagataggtttaaagtagttttttgaatgttgtgagagatgtggttgactggACTGAGTtgtgaagaatgttccaccaggaaggagttgtgaaggagaatgagcgggaaagcgatttactgcccttttgagaaggcaatacaagacgccgctggtttgctgaacgcagggttcttgatgggctGTAGGAATATAGGAGGGTGTGAAAAGTATGCTGGTGCATTTCcagcagtggtggacagtaatgaagtaaatttacctgagtactgtgcttaagtacactttttgagtatctgtactttacttgagtattattttttctgagtacttgtgactttaacttcactacatttgaaagacaaatatcatacttttttgtcatggctctgcctcacttagtcatgtttttcttggttctgtggcagagtcatggcaaagcctttgattatgtgtggagagaaacatattattgtccttttgacaataatatgcgttctctccagtgtctcatcattagccccgcccctctcatttcctgtattgtttcccggccgtgtctaatgtcttccacctgccctgtgttgttatccctcgtttgtgtttccctttaaatgccctcgtatttcattgtcctgtgctcgttcattGTGTATTCACTGTGTTTGCTTGTCTGCTGTCATGCGCTATGTCTTTGAAAACACCACGTCTTGTTCCTGTATATGAGTTACCCCAGTTTAAGTCTAGTGTAGgtcttgtctagtgttgttctaGTTTAGTTTAATTAGTCTATGTCCTGTTTCGCCAATTGTCCTGTTTTATGgtttataccccatcgtgggtctttgtttttgtttctttgtttaaataaatatcccgtttgttaaccccttcatcactgcctgcctgcaattgggttctttccacgaGAATGGAGAATGGTGCAGCGGGCGTCCAGTCCAATGCAgtcagcgtccagtccggtgcagccgatgtcccagccggtgatcaagccggtgtccagtccggtgcagccggcgtccagtccgttgcagccggcgtccagtccggtgcagtcagcgtccagtccggtgcagccgatgtcccagccggtgatcaagCCGGTGtacagtccggtgcagccggcgtcccagccggtgatccagccggcgtccagtccggtgcagccagcgtccAATCCGGCATCCAGTCTGGCGCTGCCGGCGTTCTCGCCTGCGTTCCAGCCGGagcccagccttgtcccgccgacgttCCAGTCGGCGGTCCCTCCagggactaagactgttccccccagggcTTCCCCTGTCAAGCCCCCCGGGGCTTTGCGCTTTCAAGCGCCACCCCGGACTAAGACGGTTCCCCCTTCTCCCTACCCTCATGGACTGCCCCCCAtgagcccttgtttggcccctccccccctcccatgtttgttatttttttgtccCATCCCAATcctgttattattttgtcatgtctgccgttgattttgttttctttgttttgccttgttttgtctgtcacccagtctgtcttgtcttgtccgtctaccccttggtgagcacctggaggtgctcattaaaggggggggccTTCTGTCATGGCtttgcctcacttagtcatgttgttcttggtcctgtggcagagtcatggcaaagcctttggttatgtgtggagagaaacatattattgtcaaaaggacaataatatgtttctctcaagtgtctcgtcattagccccgcccctcttgtttcatgtattgtttctcggccgtgtctaatgtcttccacctgccctgtgttatccctcgtttgtgtttccctttaaatgccctcATATTTCATTGTCCTGTGGTCGTTCATTGTGTATTCACTATGTTTGCTTGTCTGCTGTCATGCGCTATGTCTTTGAAAACACCACGTCTTGTTCCTGTATGTGAGTTACCCCAGTTTAAGTCTAGTGTAGgtcttgtctagtgttgttctaGTTTAGTTTAATTAGTCTATGTCCTGTTTAGCCAATTGTCCTGTTTTATGgattataccccatcgtgggtctttgtttttgtttctttgtttaaataaatatcccgtttgttaaccccttcatcactgcctgcctgcaattgggttctttccacgaGAATCGTGacactttttactccactacatttataaaaaggtccaaaagtagaaagtcGTTTCTATGtagcgggttttcctgtgtgcgtAATTTTTCTGGCTTGTAATCTGCCagactgttgccaagtattttagtttagttctcgcggttttccggctaGCTTTGAATGGGTATTTGGCtgatttttttacgcaaatctttggtggtatagaaagatGTTTTAGCTGTGGTAAAACTAGCAGGGAAAAGAGGAGATTAGTGACTGGTAGTCCCCTAGGTCAGCTGGATTCTTGGTCTTGCGCCATTTCCTTTCTGCGGAGGTATTGGAGGTATTGGCAATGTTAAAAAAGTCCATAATGTGGTCCTCGAGGGTGAGAGTTCCCTGGCGTAGGTGGACTAGGGCGACTGCTGGATCCATAGTTGGTCGGTCTTTCTGTAACGTAAGAGGAACCAGGCAGAGAGTAGATCCAAATTCAGTTAgaatgtaattaaataaacaaagacaaagacaagcacaagcacaaaccaaggtaatccacagaatgaaggaggcacaaaaacaaagcatgaaacaaagaccgacaccaaacaaaggaaacactagggcttatatacactgggataacaagaaacacctggggaaactaattaacaagaaaaactacaaaggactacaaacatggcacacaacaggaagtgacagaaaAGTTCACAAAGACAGGGGAAACACGGACTGGGATCGTGACAATAGGCAAGTTGTAAGGATCACTGTCGAGTtcaactgcttttaatttcagcaaataattttcgtcccatttctttgtttttccttttgaaagCAGCAATTTTGCTGAATGGTGAACTGTGTGAAGGTGTAGGGATCAGTGGAAGTGCGCGTGTAATGTTGGGAAAACCTataattttgtgtaaaaaaagaGCAATATCTCTTCCATTCTCTTTAGACagagtttttcctctttataTATAATCTCCCCAGCCTTGGAAAATTCCCACTCACATGGGATAGATGAAGATACGAGGGAGAAAGAAGCCAAGGCGAAGCCGATGGGACAGAGAGCCGAGGTGGAGTCCGGGACTCGGAGGCTGGAGGCGGAGACAGGGGATCCTCACGCTTAGGCAGACAATTTTGCCCGTTCATACAGCTGGTCAGACGCATCTCGAGGCTCAGGCTCCGGCTCTGGGGAGCTCAGTGCAGTCGTGGGGTCCCGTGCTGGCTCTTGTGTTGCAGCGGGCTCAGGCAATTTCTCTGTGTAGGGGGATGATGGCTGGCTGGTCTCTGATTCAGAAGAGGGGCTGGAGATGGAGAAATAAGGAGAAATACAGTCCATTCTTCTCCAGCACCCACTCGACAAAAGCAGCGAAACTCTCTCGAGGACCTTCAAGGACAGCTTAGCCTTTGTTGAGTTGTTAAGTCTGCACATAAAAGGTGCACAGGCACCTGTCCATATAACGCGTTAGGTAGGCAAGGTCTAAAAAGTCTGTTGTGTGGTCCACGAGGGAGCGATCCTCTTGCTTAAGGCAAAGAAGCTGAACTGCTGGGTCCGTAgcgggaaaaaaaacaaaaggaaagGGAAACACTGCTAAACTTACTGTTGTTAACTATAACTATACTGTGTTATTCTGGTACGTGATGCGTGAGTAggccaataataataatatttaaaattaataataaatccaCATATAAGGAACATAAGGAATCCCGGAGCAAGCGTAGCACAACACAAATTGTAACTAACATACGTGgtgatccgtgactcctcttccggAGAAGCAGAATGTATTTAGCCCATCATGtgtgtgtcttgtcatgtcaaaatatgtcTTCAGTGCATCATGTGAACTGATGTACATCGCGCATCATGTTCAAATTAAGTGCTTCCCTGTGCTAGATGAGGCTATAGGtagtgaaatcaaacaaatatCATTCTTACTGTTTTAGTTAGCTTACGTATGAACTAGGATAGCATGAAGCTACATGGTTAGCTAGCGATTGCActtaaattttaccgaacattcACAAAAAAGCACAATAATCTGCAATGTTGTGTATAAGCAaaatttgttatattattataattgctggtgttattattatttattattgttgttgtttagtttATCAAGTGGAAGAAGTAACGTCTGTGGAACAAGCAAACGTAGCTTCGGATTATTCATAAAACAAGATATCGCAATAACATCTTTTTGATCAGACATTTAGCTACCAGTCGGGGTCCTGAAGGGTACTGATTTTGAGAGGAGCTCAATTTCTCATGACACGGGTCAAGGAAAAAACAGAACAGGGAGTAAAAATACTAGTGCCTAAATCTTTACTTTGAGGGTCCCTCAAAAGACATTTAACTGACTAGTAGCTCCTTAACCACATGTCAAATTATTCATCTAACCCACCTGACCATAACTAAACTGTAACCCATAGTCAAGTAATAAGGACAATTCAAACTTGTGCAGTTGATGAACCAAACTGTGTTATACTAAGTTCAGTACAGTCTTATAACACCACAGAATGTCCAACTGTATAATTTGACAGAAATCTGCACAGGTCTACACAGTTTTTCACAGGTTTCTGTCcataaaaacaatgtaaaacaataataataaacattatcaTTAACATAGTAGGTGTGGCCCAATGAAGCAGAAAACTTTGGGAGTTGTGGACAGACTCATGGGAACATAACATGGTGTATTTAGATATGTGGCACTGTTTCATTTCAGTCCAATGCGTAGACTGAGACTGAGGGAACTTTTTTTATAACCTTTTGTGTCACTGATGTAAGAgaacatatactgtactgtattaatGTAACAATATATCCGGTTAACTTCTACTGTTATGTATGAATGTTTTGCTTGTTCAGTATAATATGGTCGTGTCATGGAACCTCTGACTTTCTAGAGGAGGTTTTTTTCTTCCGTCCTAGCACTCCTGTGCAGATTTACATTGCAGTTTAATCACAAAAACGTCAAAGTAAAGGTGAACTTATcattatattacatattttatatacaacATTGTGAGCATGTCAgctatttgtttaatgtttgaaaTATGTTTAGAATACTTTTGTACaagtataaaatgaaaaaaaaagtaaattatatTGCTTTTATTATTCACTGTATTGAAATTTAGTGTAAGACCATGGAAACAACAATATTATTCAACACTGCaaagatttatttattcacaTAAATGAATCTGTTTTCTTTCAACAGAACCCTACAAAAGGGTTTTTCATTATGAATTATCTTCCTggacaaaacattacatttacagacTTCAAACTGAATGGTTTCTACAACCTAGGAGAATGGAGGCCTTTGTTATTCATCCCTTTCTTTCTGATGTTTCTTTTGTCTACTGCAGCAAATTCTatccttatttatttaatcaaatcacAAAGGTCTCTGCATTCACCTATGTATGTACTAATAGGTTTTATGTCTCTTTCAAACTTAATAATGCCTATATCTTTTGTACCCCACATGCttcttaatttattatttaactgGAGTGGCATATCTCTGAATGGGTGTTTGatacaaatgttttgcatttactTTACTGGATCATTTAATAGTACCTTGCTTTTTTGGATGGCAATAGACCGTTACTTTGCAATATGCAAACCTCTTTATTATCAAAAATACATGGAAATCTGCAATTTTGTAAAGTTTGTTATTCCACCAGTAATGAGAAACGCTGTCTTGGTGATTGTCATGGTCTGTCTGGCTGGAAAACGTtcatattgtacaaatataatTGATCATTCCCTATGTGAACATATGCCATTGGTGCAGTTGGCATGTGGTGATATATCCATTAATAACTTTGTAGGTCTTCTTAATGCTTTTGTTATACCGATTACAGATTTTGTTCTTATTTCTCTTtcttatgttgtcatttttacctCAGTGTTCAAATCTGGAAAGGCACAAATGAAGGCCATTAATACCTGCATTAcgcatttatttgttttgacagTTAGTTTGATTTGTGCCTTGATGGCTTTTTTGATGTACAGAATAAGGAATAACATTTCTTCCAACAGCCGTATATTCATAAGCATCTTATATTTACTCGGTCCAAGTTGTTGTAACCCAATAATCTATGGATGGAGAACAAAAGAAATAAGACAgacattttttaagtttatgAACATAAAGGTCTTGCCTTTTTTGGAAAAATGAATGACTTTTCTAAATAAATTGATATATGGATGACAAAACAAAGAATACACAGAGCTAATGTTTTGTCAAGAACTTCTtgtttgtaatgaaaataaaatgtgctGTAAATAACTGCATTAAAAATTCTTAATCAATGAAGCAATACTATGTTTTCCTAATTTAAAACATTAGATGACAAATGAACAAAACGAAGAGCAGTCCTGAGCAGGACTCATGGCCTTATCTGCAACTGCATCACACAGATGCTCTTTACATGTACAGAGTAATTATAAAATACACAGCAGTAATGACAATCACTTTaagcaaacaacaaacaatgaAAACTGAAAAACTAAGGGTGTCTTTGCTAGTGACATGTGAGATTGACAAGCGAAGCCTTATCAAAAACAGCTAAatgttattaaaggggtcatatggcgtgaatacgtgtttttctgtgtctttggtgtgttataagttgcccatgcatgtattagacatgtaaaattgcaaaaattaaagtaacaaaagatgcattccatCAGAAAGCGAACGCTCACTCAGACCTacctgaaacgccttgtgtaaccccccccccacaaaCCTACATCAGTTTAAAGCTACATACATAAACCAATGATTGATATAAGTTATGAGACAATAAGGCAACCTACTGTTATTCAGTTGTTAAGTGGTGACATAAGGAATACCTTTTTCGGGTCCAAGCGTCCATTCATTTCAAGCGGGGCTACAGCTTGAACAGTTGTTTATG of Triplophysa rosa linkage group LG14, Trosa_1v2, whole genome shotgun sequence contains these proteins:
- the LOC130565191 gene encoding olfactory receptor 52K2-like, which codes for MKNLSGQNLFTDFKLNGFYSLDEWRPFLFIPFFLLFVLSISANSIVVYLIASQKSLHSPMYVLIGLMAVVHLILPIFFVPHMLFSFLFNWNGISLTGCLIQMFCIHYVGAFQSTFLLWMAIDRYFAICEPLYYHKYMEIRNFMKFVVVLVIRNGLLTITMVSLAGKLSYCVTNIIDHCFCEHMALVQLACGDISINNLVGLLTAFLIPTADCILIIVSYVVIFVSVFRSGKAQMKAINTCITHLIVLTCSLIFALTAFMSYRTKNNFSSSSRVFVSTMYICFPSCFNPIIYGLRTKEIRQKLLQFLNNIKVLPL